In one Brassica oleracea var. oleracea cultivar TO1000 chromosome C9, BOL, whole genome shotgun sequence genomic region, the following are encoded:
- the LOC106315129 gene encoding uncharacterized protein LOC106315129: MRPKLDELKATLAFCPLWSFEKRKWLGLLLLQAMGVYCLHHNSRIPFQSAIRAFDDEAMRLYPWGRTAYEVLIDSIKTLAPDGGSYTISGMKDALLIWAYESVTCFGESFGRVINNEDVPLLRWGGKRTRANFDKLLSAEIEKHGVVRVRRMVLKDSIEEMFPIWPGEDDDQQLVRLITDIHSGRFVKGLWEVQGNAKGKRNEKKRMKGGVSSEVEPPIKKQKKKVKTQNESEADATGKGSSDKEGSEELELENKATLTIIKSVNSPALVAATPGKEFGPKKNLAKELKKKSGVKRTLDEEFGSVDKATDMRPLDFVVISPAKATKDDKATKDDKAAKDPAYGRGCRCMRIVKGEEADEKKKAAQADAAFKRKEKAEVKKKAAEDKKKEAEAKKKRLKLRKKWLRLRKKRLS; this comes from the exons ATGAGACCAAAGTTAGATGAACTGAAGGCAACATTAGCGTTCTGTCCGCTTTGGAGTTTTGAAAAGCGCAAGTGGTTGGGGCTGCTACTTCTTCAAGCCATGGGAGTCTATTGTTTGCATCACAATTCAAGGATACCCTTTCAAAGTGCAATAAGGGCATTCGACGATGAAGCCATGAGGTTGTATCCATGGGGTCGGACTGCATACGAAGTTCTAATTGACTCTATTAAAACATTGGCTCCAGATGGAGGTTCATATACAATAAGCGGCATGAAGGACGCGTTATTGATTTGGGCTTATGAATCCGTCACATGCTTCGGTGAGAGTTTTGGGAGAGTGATCAATAACGAAGACGTTCCGCTTTTGCGATGGGGTGGAAAGCGTACACGTGCAAACTTTGATAAATTGTTGTCTGCCGAAATCGAAAAGCATGGCGTG GTGCGTGTGAGGAGAATGGTTTTGAAGGACTCAATTGAAGAGATGTTTCCTATTTGGCCGGGTGAAGATGACGACCAACAACTCGTTAGGTTGATAACAGATATACATTCAGGTAGATTTGTGAAAGGTTTGTGGGAAGTGCAGGGGAATGCAAAGGGGAAGAGGAATGAGAAGAAGAGAATGAAGGGTGGAGTTTCGTCAGAAGTTGAGCCACCCATTAAGAAGCAAAAGAAGAAAGTTAAGACACAAAATGAGTCTGAAGCTGATGCAACGGGAAAGGGTTCTAGCGATAAGGAAGGTAGCGAAGAGTTGGAGTTGGAGAACAAAGCGACTCTAACGATCATT AAGTCTGTCAATAGTCCAGCGTTAGTAGCTGCGACCCCTGGTAAGGAGTTTGGACCGAAAAAGAATTTGGCCAAGGAGCTTAAAAAGAAATCAGGGGTGAAAAGGACTTTGGATGAGGAGTTTGGTAGTGTCGATAAAGCTACTGATATGCGGCCTCTTGATTTCGTAGTAATTTCTCCTGCAAAGGCTACTAAGGATGATAAGGCTACTAAGGATGATAAGGCTGCTAAGGATCCAGCCTATGGACGCGGTTGCAGGTGCATGCGTATTGTTAAAGGTGAGGAAGCCGATGAGAAGAAAAAAGCAGCGCAGGCAGATGCTGCGTTTAAGAGGAAGGAGAAGGCTGAGGTTAAGAAAAAAGCTGCTGAGGATAAGAAAAAAGAGGCTGAAGCTAAGAAAAAGAGGCTGAAGCTAAGAAAAAAGTGGCTGAGACTAAGAAAAAAGAGGCTGAGTTAA
- the LOC106318622 gene encoding beta-glucosidase BoGH3B-like, which produces MGTLSKALCLLLLFCTLAVAAADVADTGGAPKYKDPKQPLGARIRDLMNRMTLQEKIGQMVQIERTVATPDVMKNYFIGSVLSGGGSVPAPKATPEAWVNMVNEIQKAALSTRLGIPMIYGIDAVHGHNNVYGATIFPHNVGLGVTRDPMLLKRIGEATALEVRATGIPYAFAPCIAVCRDPRWGRCYESYSEDYRIVQEMTEIIPGLQGDLPTERRGVPFVGGKSKVAACAKHFVGDGGTVRGIDENNTVIDSNGLFGIHMPGYYKAVNKGVATVMVSYSAVNDLRMHANKELVTGFLKDKLKFRGFVISDWQGIDRITNPPHLNYSYSVYAGISAGIDMIMVPYNYTEFIDKINNQINKNLIPMSRIDDAVKRILRIKFTMGLFEEPLADLTFANQLGSKEHRELAREAVRKSLVLLKNGKKGDNPLLPLPKKTGKILVAGTHADNLGYQCGGWTITWQGLDGNDLTIGTTILAAVKNTVAPTTQVVYNQNPDANFVKSGEFDYAIVVVGEPPYAEMYGDSTNLTISEPGPSTIGNVCGSMKCVVVVVSGRPVVMEPYVSTIDALVAAWLPGTEGQGVADALFGDYGFTGKLARTWFKSVNQLPMNVGDQHYDPLYPFGFGLTTQPAKL; this is translated from the exons ATGGGGACTTTGAGTAAGGCTTTATGTCTTCTCCTGCTGTTCTGTACCCTGGCCGTTGCTGCTGCTGATGTTGCTGATACTGGGGGTGCTCCAAAGTACAAAGACCCAAAGCAGCCTTTGGGTGCAAGAATCAGGGACCTGATGAACCGTATGACTCTCCAAGAGAAGATTGGTCAGATGGTTCAGATCGAACGCACCGTAGCCACACCTGATGTCATGAAGAACTACTTCATAG GGAGTGTGTTGAGCGGTGGAGGAAGTGTGCCTGCACCAAAGGCCACACCTGAAGCTTGGGTGAACATGGTCAATGAGATTCAAAAGGCTGCTCTTTCCACCCGCCTTGGGATCCCCATGATCTATGGGATTGATGCTGTTCACGGTCACAACAACGTGTACGGCGCCACCATTTTCCCTCACAATGTAGGCCTTGGAGTCACCAG GGATCCTATGCTACTTAAGAGGATTGGGGAAGCAACCGCACTTGAAGTTAGAGCGACTGGAATCCCATATGCCTTTGCTCCCTGCATTGCA GTTTGTAGGGATCCGAGATGGGGAAGATGCTACGAGAGCTATAGCGAGGATTATAGAATTGTCCAGGAGATGACTGAGATTATACCCGGCTTGCAAGGTGACCTCCCTACCGAGCGAAGAGGTGTTCCCTTTGTCGGTGGAAA ATCAAAAGTTGCGGCTTGTGCTAAGCATTTTGTGGGAGATGGAGGTACAGTGAGAGGGATAGATGAGAACAACACGGTGATTGACTCGAACGGGCTATTTGGAATCCACATGCCTGGATATTACAAGGCTGTAAACAAGGGTGTTGCAACGGTTATGGTGTCCTACTCTGCCGTGAACGATTTGAGAATGCATGCTAACAAGGAACTCGTCACGGGTTTCCTCAAGGACAAGTTGAAGTTCAGA GGTTTTGTCATCTCTGATTGGCAGGGGATTGATAGGATCACGAATCCTCCGCATCTTAACTATTCATACTCTGTCTACGCGGGAATCAGCGCTGGAATTGACATG ATCATGGTGCCATACAACTACACAGAGTTC ATAGAT AAAATCAACAATCAGATAAACAAAAATCTGATCCCTATGAGCAGGATTGATGACGCTGTGAAGAGAATCTTAAGGATCAAATTCACAATGGGACTCTTTGAGGAACCACTGGCTGATCTCACCTTCGCCAACCAACTTGGTAGCAAG GAACACAGGGAACTAGCTCGTGAAGCCGTGAGGAAATCTCTAGTGCTGCTCAAGAATGGTAAGAAAGGAGATAACCCGTTGCTTCCTCTCCCTAAGAAGACGGGAAAGATCCTTGTGGCGGGAACACACGCTGATAACTTGGGGTATCAATGTGGTGGCTGGACCATCACTTGGCAAGGCCTTGACGGCAACGACCTCACCATTG GTACAACGATCCTTGCGGCTGTGAAGAATACAGTGGCTCCGACCACACAAGTCGTCTACAACCAAAACCCCGATGCAAACTTCGTCAAGTCTGGTGAATTTGACTACGCCATTGTGGTCGTGGGTGAGCCGCCTTATGCTGAGATGTATGGGGACAGCACTAACCTGACCATAAGTGAACCTGGTCCGAGCACGATAGGGAACGTGTGCGGATCAATGAAGTGTGTGGTGGTTGTTGTCTCTGGGCGTCCCGTGGTGATGGAGCCTTATGTTTCGACCATTGATGCCCTTGTGGCAGCTTGGCTTCCGGGGACGGAAGGTCAAGGGGTTGCTGATGCTCTGTTTGGTGATTATGGGTTCACTGGAAAGTTGGCTCGGACTTGGTTTAAGTCGGTGAATCAGTTGCCGATGAATGTTGGCGACCAGCACTATGACCCGTTGTACCCGTTCGGTTTTGGGTTGACCACACAACCAGCCAAGTTGTAG